One genomic window of Streptomyces sp. WP-1 includes the following:
- a CDS encoding urease accessory protein UreD, translating to MDGMTLTGVRPDTRGTASKGAGPEAPGPDPAGAGTDAPRAAAAGFGTGGVGTATAGVRADARIVARADGRGGTVLPVLDGSGPLAPRRTRGSGVEARVMVVGAMSGPLGGDRFTLSARVEKDARLRIGSAAATLALPGQAPGEARYDVRLDVAEDAELHWLPEQLISATGSDLRVTTLAEVAAGARLVLREEQVLGRAGERPGLLTSRLTLRVAGRTVLDQQLSCGPGAPGGWDGPAALAGHRAVGQLLVVRPEFAERPPAPRMLGEHAALMPLPGPAALVTALAPDALRLRRVLDEGRALLE from the coding sequence GTGGACGGCATGACCCTCACCGGCGTCCGGCCCGACACCCGGGGCACGGCCTCGAAGGGCGCCGGGCCCGAGGCCCCGGGCCCGGATCCCGCCGGGGCGGGGACGGACGCCCCGCGTGCGGCTGCCGCCGGGTTCGGGACCGGGGGCGTCGGCACGGCCACCGCCGGCGTCCGCGCCGACGCCCGGATCGTGGCCCGTGCCGACGGGCGTGGCGGGACCGTGCTGCCCGTGCTGGACGGCTCGGGCCCGTTGGCGCCGCGTCGCACCCGGGGGAGCGGGGTCGAGGCACGGGTGATGGTCGTCGGTGCGATGAGCGGTCCCCTCGGCGGTGACCGGTTCACCCTGAGCGCCCGGGTGGAGAAGGACGCCCGGCTGCGGATCGGCTCCGCCGCCGCCACCCTCGCCCTGCCCGGCCAGGCCCCCGGCGAGGCCCGCTACGACGTCCGGCTCGACGTGGCCGAGGACGCCGAACTGCACTGGCTGCCCGAGCAGCTGATCTCGGCCACCGGCAGCGACCTGCGCGTCACCACCCTCGCCGAAGTCGCCGCCGGTGCCCGGCTGGTGCTCCGCGAGGAGCAGGTGCTCGGCCGGGCGGGGGAGCGGCCCGGTCTGCTCACCAGCCGCCTCACCCTGCGCGTCGCCGGCCGCACCGTCCTCGACCAGCAGCTGTCCTGCGGCCCCGGCGCCCCCGGCGGCTGGGACGGCCCCGCCGCCCTCGCGGGCCACCGGGCCGTGGGCCAGCTCCTCGTCGTACGCCCCGAGTTCGCCGAGCGACCGCCCGCGCCCCGGATGCTGGGCGAGCACGCCGCCCTGATGCCGCTGCCCGGACCGGCCGCCCTGGTCACCGCCCTCGCCCCGGACGCGCTGCGGCTGCGCCGGGTGCTGGACGAGGGGCGGGCCCTGCTGGAGTGA
- a CDS encoding C40 family peptidase yields MTALNRVPSLMARAGTASALTLAAVGGSIAVPGLSTDASAATMATKALNIAASKKGAPYQWGGTGPRRFDCSGLTLYSFKKAGKKLPRTAAQQYNKTHHISSGSRRAGDLVFFHYGSNVYHVGIYAGHNKIWHAPKTGSVVRLEKIWTKSVWYGRVS; encoded by the coding sequence ATGACTGCGCTCAATCGTGTCCCGTCGCTGATGGCCCGAGCCGGTACGGCCTCGGCCCTCACCCTGGCCGCCGTGGGCGGCTCGATCGCGGTGCCTGGCCTCTCCACCGATGCCTCGGCCGCGACGATGGCGACGAAGGCCCTGAACATCGCGGCGTCCAAGAAGGGCGCCCCGTATCAGTGGGGGGGCACCGGGCCGCGACGGTTCGACTGCTCCGGGCTGACGCTCTATTCGTTCAAGAAGGCCGGGAAGAAGCTGCCGCGGACCGCCGCCCAGCAGTACAACAAGACCCACCACATCTCCTCCGGCAGCCGCAGAGCCGGTGACCTGGTGTTCTTCCACTACGGCTCGAACGTCTACCACGTGGGCATCTACGCCGGTCACAACAAGATCTGGCACGCGCCGAAGACCGGTTCCGTGGTGCGGCTGGAGAAGATCTGGACCAAGAGCGTCTGGTACGGCCGGGTCAGCTGA
- a CDS encoding urease accessory protein UreF — MTHAALLVLADGRFPAGGHAHSGGAEAAVKAGRITCAADLEDFCRGRLHTAGLVAGALAAAATLGLDPRELDTAADARTPSPALRLAARRLGRQLLRAARASWPCAELDELARCFPKGAHQPVVLGIAARAAGLGPADAAYCALYESVSGPATATVRLLSLDPFDATGVLARLAPELDTVARTAVDAAGRAAAEGPHALPAASGPLLEIMAEAHASWPARLFAS; from the coding sequence ATGACACACGCGGCACTGCTCGTTCTGGCCGACGGCCGCTTCCCCGCCGGAGGGCACGCCCACTCCGGCGGGGCCGAGGCCGCCGTCAAGGCGGGGCGCATCACCTGCGCCGCCGACCTGGAGGACTTCTGCCGGGGCCGGCTGCACACGGCCGGACTGGTCGCGGGCGCGCTCGCGGCGGCGGCCACGCTCGGCCTGGACCCCCGGGAACTGGACACGGCGGCGGACGCCCGCACGCCCTCCCCGGCGCTCCGGCTCGCCGCCCGCCGCCTCGGCCGCCAGCTGCTGCGCGCCGCGCGGGCGAGCTGGCCCTGCGCGGAACTCGACGAGCTCGCCCGGTGCTTCCCCAAGGGCGCCCACCAGCCCGTGGTCCTCGGAATCGCCGCCCGGGCGGCCGGACTCGGGCCCGCGGACGCGGCGTACTGCGCCCTGTACGAGAGCGTGAGCGGCCCGGCGACCGCGACCGTACGACTGCTCAGCCTCGACCCCTTCGACGCGACCGGCGTACTGGCCCGGCTGGCCCCCGAGCTGGACACGGTCGCGCGGACGGCGGTCGACGCGGCGGGCAGAGCCGCCGCGGAAGGGCCCCACGCGCTGCCCGCGGCGTCCGGCCCGCTGCTGGAGATCATGGCCGAGGCCCACGCCTCCTGGCCGGCCCGGCTGTTCGCGTCCTGA
- the ureG gene encoding urease accessory protein UreG produces the protein MHLDHSHHGPAAVSADAHRPDGTRRALRIGLGGPVGSGKTATVAALCRELRDELSLAVVTNDIYTREDAEFLLREAVLPPERITAVETGACPHTAIRDDISANLEAVEDLEETVGPLDLILVESGGDNLTATFSKGLVDAQIFVIDVAGGDDIPRKGGPGVTTADLLIVNKTDLAPYVGSDLARMAADAKAQRAELPVVLQSLRGDSGVADVAAWVRQRLTAWTA, from the coding sequence ATGCACCTCGACCACTCCCACCACGGCCCCGCCGCCGTGAGCGCCGACGCCCACCGCCCGGACGGAACGCGCCGTGCCCTGCGCATCGGGCTCGGCGGGCCCGTGGGATCCGGGAAGACCGCGACCGTGGCCGCGCTCTGCCGGGAACTGCGGGACGAGCTGTCGCTCGCCGTCGTCACCAATGACATCTACACCCGCGAGGACGCCGAGTTCCTGCTGCGGGAGGCCGTGCTGCCGCCCGAGCGGATCACCGCCGTGGAGACGGGCGCCTGTCCGCACACCGCGATCCGGGACGACATCTCCGCCAACCTGGAGGCCGTCGAGGACCTGGAGGAGACCGTCGGACCGCTGGATCTGATCCTGGTGGAGTCCGGCGGCGACAACCTCACCGCGACCTTCTCCAAGGGCCTGGTGGACGCCCAGATATTCGTCATCGACGTGGCCGGCGGCGACGACATCCCGCGCAAGGGCGGCCCCGGCGTCACCACCGCCGACCTGCTGATCGTCAACAAGACCGACCTCGCCCCCTACGTCGGCTCCGACCTCGCCCGGATGGCCGCCGACGCCAAGGCCCAGCGCGCCGAACTCCCCGTCGTCCTCCAGTCCCTGCGCGGCGACAGCGGCGTCGCCGACGTGGCCGCCTGGGTCCGCCAGCGGCTCACCGCGTGGACGGCATGA
- a CDS encoding 1-acyl-sn-glycerol-3-phosphate acyltransferase, giving the protein MFYYLLKYVLLGPLLRLVFRPRIEGLDHVPATGPAIIAGNHLSFSDHFLMPAILKRRITFLAKAEYFTGPGVKGRLTAFFFRSAGQIPVDRSGKEAGQAAIREGLGVLDKGELLGIYPEGTRSHDGRLYKGKVGVAVMALKAGVPVVPCAMIGTFEAQPPGRRLPRVRPVTIRFGKPLDFSRFAGMEQQKAVLRAVTDEIMYAILTLSEQEYVDQYAAVAKAEQPSERGARERRFPKAPLG; this is encoded by the coding sequence TTGTTCTACTACCTGCTCAAGTACGTGCTGCTGGGTCCCCTGCTCAGACTGGTCTTCCGGCCCCGTATCGAGGGCCTGGACCATGTGCCCGCGACGGGTCCCGCGATCATCGCCGGAAACCATCTCTCCTTCTCCGACCACTTCCTGATGCCGGCGATCCTCAAGCGGCGCATCACCTTCCTCGCCAAGGCCGAGTACTTCACCGGGCCCGGGGTCAAGGGCCGGCTCACCGCGTTCTTCTTCCGCAGCGCCGGACAGATCCCGGTGGACCGCTCGGGCAAGGAGGCGGGGCAGGCCGCGATCCGCGAGGGCCTCGGGGTGCTGGACAAGGGCGAACTGCTGGGCATCTACCCGGAGGGGACCCGCTCGCACGACGGCCGGCTGTACAAGGGCAAGGTCGGGGTCGCCGTGATGGCCCTGAAGGCGGGCGTCCCGGTGGTCCCCTGCGCGATGATCGGCACCTTCGAGGCCCAGCCGCCCGGCAGGAGGCTCCCCCGCGTCCGCCCCGTCACCATCCGCTTCGGCAAGCCCCTCGACTTCTCCCGCTTCGCGGGTATGGAGCAGCAGAAGGCGGTCCTGCGGGCCGTCACCGACGAGATCATGTACGCCATCCTGACCCTGTCCGAGCAGGAGTACGTCGATCAGTACGCCGCCGTCGCCAAGGCCGAGCAGCCCTCGGAGAGGGGCGCGAGGGAGCGCAGGTTCCCGAAGGCACCGCTCGGCTGA
- a CDS encoding ATP-dependent Clp protease proteolytic subunit, which produces MSRPSARYVLPEFTERTSVGERRLDPYSKLFENRVVFLGTPLDEAAASDVITQFMHLEHLDPDRDITLYLNCPGGSFHAMTAVYDTMRYVTCEVQTYCLGQAASVGAVLLAAGTPGKRFTLPGARVVLSQPELPEPAQGQPSDLLIQAEELVRLRTLMEEMLVRHTGRTEEQVHRDLERDLMLDAPGARSYGLVDGVVPGRRDLPGER; this is translated from the coding sequence ATGTCCCGACCGTCCGCCCGCTACGTCCTGCCCGAGTTCACCGAGCGCACCAGCGTCGGGGAGCGGCGGCTCGATCCCTACTCGAAGCTGTTCGAGAACCGGGTGGTCTTCCTCGGGACGCCCCTGGACGAGGCGGCGGCCAGTGATGTGATCACCCAGTTCATGCACCTCGAACACCTGGACCCGGACCGGGACATCACGCTCTACCTGAACTGCCCGGGCGGCTCGTTCCACGCGATGACGGCGGTCTACGACACGATGCGGTACGTCACCTGTGAGGTGCAGACGTACTGCCTGGGCCAGGCCGCCTCGGTCGGCGCCGTGCTGCTGGCCGCCGGCACCCCCGGCAAGCGGTTCACCCTGCCCGGCGCGCGCGTGGTGCTCTCCCAGCCCGAGCTGCCCGAGCCGGCCCAGGGCCAGCCGAGCGATCTGCTCATCCAGGCCGAGGAACTGGTCCGGCTGCGCACCCTGATGGAGGAGATGCTGGTCCGGCACACCGGGCGCACCGAGGAGCAGGTCCACCGGGACCTGGAGCGCGATCTCATGCTGGACGCGCCGGGCGCGCGGTCGTACGGGCTGGTGGACGGCGTGGTGCCCGGCCGCCGGGACCTCCCCGGCGAGCGGTGA
- a CDS encoding DUF397 domain-containing protein, which translates to MSALPRSVPASTDLYDVRWLRSSYSTGANNCVETARPRRGPWSGLLAVRDSKDPAGPALLFRADSWTGFVAALR; encoded by the coding sequence TTGTCAGCTCTGCCTCGGAGCGTCCCTGCCAGTACCGACCTGTACGACGTGCGCTGGCTGCGCAGCAGTTACAGCACGGGCGCCAACAACTGCGTGGAGACGGCACGGCCGCGCCGCGGACCCTGGTCCGGGCTGCTCGCCGTGCGCGACTCGAAGGACCCCGCCGGGCCCGCGCTGCTCTTCCGCGCGGACAGCTGGACCGGCTTCGTGGCCGCGCTCCGCTGA
- a CDS encoding isoprenylcysteine carboxylmethyltransferase family protein, with product MNLLRPALAALTGVCFLVFAAAWLLGAAYFGIRNHGGVRGWLRASRASAARRVLLIAGVALFLLVVRHTRGFWEHLQFWQPELALLGALLALASTALLLWARWVLGAMWDSVPSVQQNHELRTDGPYRLVRHPIYTGILGLVTGSMLAGGFGVWTAFLAAAIPWLLRRVRTEDALMAGEFGPAYDAYRSRVPALIPRLRPAHPRPHGVSDGGRP from the coding sequence ATGAACTTGCTGCGTCCGGCGCTTGCCGCCCTCACCGGTGTCTGCTTTCTGGTCTTCGCCGCCGCCTGGCTGCTCGGTGCCGCCTACTTCGGCATCAGAAACCACGGCGGCGTCCGCGGCTGGCTGCGCGCGTCCCGCGCCTCCGCGGCACGCCGGGTCTTACTGATCGCGGGGGTGGCCCTGTTCCTCCTCGTGGTCCGGCACACCCGGGGCTTCTGGGAGCACCTCCAGTTCTGGCAGCCCGAGCTGGCCCTGCTCGGCGCCCTGCTCGCCCTCGCCTCCACCGCCCTGCTGCTGTGGGCCCGCTGGGTGCTGGGCGCGATGTGGGACAGCGTCCCCTCCGTCCAGCAGAACCACGAGCTGCGCACGGACGGCCCGTACCGACTGGTCCGCCACCCCATCTACACCGGCATCCTCGGCCTGGTCACCGGCTCGATGCTGGCCGGCGGCTTCGGCGTCTGGACCGCCTTCCTGGCCGCCGCGATCCCCTGGCTGCTGCGCCGGGTCCGTACCGAGGACGCCCTGATGGCAGGCGAGTTCGGGCCGGCCTACGACGCCTACCGGTCCCGGGTCCCGGCCCTCATACCCCGGCTTCGCCCTGCCCACCCGCGTCCGCACGGTGTCAGTGACGGCGGGCGCCCGTAA
- a CDS encoding helix-turn-helix transcriptional regulator, translating to MQNGPAVRRRKLGAELRTLRTGAGLTSGEAARLVGWHQSKVSRIETGASGVKPADLRLLLDAYTVRDAQLRELLLMLAGSEDGDGERNRWWHAYRGVLPPTYRDFISLESQARAMRTLETTVVPGLLQTAEYARAVTRAAVKDLDEERLDALVEVRLARQDVLRSDPPLELCAVLDEAVLRREVGGPGVMARQLERLMEAARLPQVQLQVLPFGAGAHVGLTGPFVIFSFPSTSDLDVVVLDQLTSSLYLERKEDLRAYSEAFQTLQSHALSPHDSLDYIAGIGDGA from the coding sequence ATGCAGAACGGTCCGGCAGTGCGCCGCCGCAAATTGGGTGCCGAACTGCGCACGCTGCGCACCGGTGCGGGGCTCACCAGTGGGGAGGCGGCGCGTCTGGTCGGCTGGCACCAGTCGAAGGTGAGCCGGATCGAGACGGGCGCCAGTGGTGTGAAACCGGCCGATCTTCGCTTACTCCTGGACGCCTACACCGTGCGCGACGCCCAGCTGCGCGAGCTGCTGCTGATGCTGGCGGGCTCCGAGGACGGAGACGGCGAGCGCAACCGCTGGTGGCACGCCTACCGCGGGGTGCTCCCGCCGACGTACCGGGACTTCATCAGCCTGGAGTCGCAGGCCCGCGCGATGCGCACACTGGAGACGACCGTCGTGCCCGGCCTGCTCCAGACGGCCGAGTACGCCCGTGCGGTGACCCGGGCGGCCGTCAAGGACCTGGACGAGGAGCGCCTGGACGCGCTGGTGGAGGTGCGGCTGGCCCGGCAGGACGTGCTGCGCTCGGACCCGCCGCTGGAGCTGTGCGCGGTCCTGGACGAGGCGGTGCTGCGCCGAGAGGTCGGCGGCCCCGGGGTGATGGCGCGCCAGCTGGAGCGGCTCATGGAGGCCGCCCGGCTGCCCCAAGTGCAGCTCCAGGTACTGCCGTTCGGGGCGGGGGCGCATGTCGGCCTCACCGGGCCTTTCGTTATTTTCTCATTTCCGAGCACTTCTGATCTCGATGTTGTTGTTCTCGACCAGTTGACGAGTAGCCTCTACCTCGAACGGAAAGAAGACCTCCGGGCGTACTCGGAGGCCTTCCAGACCCTTCAGAGCCACGCTCTCTCCCCCCACGATTCGCTGGACTACATCGCCGGGATAGGTGACGGCGCGTAA
- the rocD gene encoding ornithine--oxo-acid transaminase: MTAPAHTRTSADLIRAEGPVLAHNYHPLPVVVARAEGTWVEDVEGRRYLDMLSGYSALNFGHRHPALIEAAHRQLDQLTLTSRAFHNDRLAEFAERLAALTGLDMVLPMNTGAEAVESGIKVARKWAYDVKGVPADRATIVVAADNFHGRTTTIVSFSTDETARAGFGPFTPGFTIVPYNDLAALEEAVDENTAAVLIEPIQGEAGVVIPDDGYLTGVRELTRRKGCLFIADEIQSGLGRTGRTLAVDHEDVVPDVLLLGKALGGGIVPVSAVVARREVLGVLHPGEHGSTFGGNPLAAAVGIAVLELLETGEFQRRAAELGVLLRDGLTELVGKGVLGFRSRGLWAGVDIDPSIGTGREISERLMREGILAKDTHGSTIRLAPPLTITAEELRSALGTLEGVLG, translated from the coding sequence ATGACCGCACCCGCGCACACCCGTACGTCCGCCGACCTGATCCGGGCGGAGGGGCCGGTCCTGGCGCACAACTACCACCCGCTCCCGGTGGTCGTGGCACGGGCCGAGGGCACCTGGGTGGAGGACGTCGAGGGCCGCCGCTACCTGGACATGCTCTCCGGGTACTCGGCGCTCAATTTCGGCCATCGTCACCCGGCGCTGATCGAGGCCGCCCACCGCCAGCTGGACCAGCTCACCCTCACCTCCCGGGCGTTCCACAACGACCGGCTCGCCGAGTTCGCCGAGCGGCTCGCCGCGCTGACCGGCCTGGACATGGTGCTGCCGATGAACACCGGCGCGGAGGCGGTGGAGAGCGGCATCAAGGTGGCCCGCAAGTGGGCCTACGACGTCAAGGGCGTCCCCGCCGACCGGGCCACGATCGTGGTCGCGGCGGACAACTTCCACGGCCGTACGACGACGATCGTGAGCTTCTCCACCGACGAGACGGCACGCGCGGGTTTCGGCCCGTTCACGCCGGGCTTCACGATCGTGCCGTACAACGATCTGGCCGCGCTGGAGGAGGCCGTCGACGAGAACACGGCGGCGGTGCTGATCGAGCCCATCCAGGGCGAGGCCGGGGTGGTCATCCCGGACGACGGCTATCTGACCGGCGTGCGTGAGCTGACCCGGCGCAAGGGCTGTCTGTTCATCGCGGACGAGATCCAGTCGGGCCTCGGGCGTACGGGCCGTACGCTCGCCGTCGACCACGAGGACGTGGTGCCGGACGTGCTGCTGCTCGGCAAGGCGCTCGGCGGCGGCATCGTGCCCGTGTCGGCGGTGGTGGCCCGGCGCGAGGTGCTGGGTGTGCTGCACCCGGGTGAGCACGGCTCGACGTTCGGCGGCAACCCGCTCGCGGCGGCGGTCGGCATCGCGGTGCTCGAACTGCTGGAGACCGGCGAGTTCCAGCGGCGGGCCGCCGAGCTGGGCGTGCTCCTGCGGGACGGCCTGACCGAACTGGTCGGCAAGGGCGTGCTGGGCTTCCGCTCCCGCGGTCTGTGGGCGGGCGTCGACATCGACCCGTCGATCGGCACCGGGCGCGAGATCAGCGAGCGCCTGATGCGGGAGGGGATCCTGGCCAAGGACACCCACGGCTCCACGATCCGCCTGGCCCCGCCACTGACGATCACAGCGGAGGAACTGCGCTCCGCGCTGGGGACGCTGGAGGGGGTGCTTGGCTAG
- a CDS encoding ATP-binding protein, with amino-acid sequence MADHLEASVTLPSDPASVAAARSYVVGTLAEWGLPSDTEAADTVRLIVSELATNAVQHTFGQSPTFTVDIALERDERLRIGVTDSHPRFPKRLPAAVQQDNGRGMVIIRWLTAECGGRLRVRPTREGGKTVSIELPWTAPVEPVATAGQQEA; translated from the coding sequence ATGGCAGACCACCTGGAAGCATCCGTCACCCTGCCGAGCGATCCCGCCTCGGTCGCCGCCGCGAGGTCGTACGTGGTGGGGACCCTGGCGGAGTGGGGCCTGCCGTCGGACACCGAGGCGGCCGACACGGTGCGGCTCATCGTCTCCGAACTGGCCACCAACGCCGTCCAGCACACCTTCGGGCAGTCCCCGACCTTCACGGTCGACATCGCGCTGGAGCGCGACGAACGGCTGCGCATCGGCGTCACGGACAGTCATCCGCGCTTCCCGAAGAGACTGCCCGCGGCCGTGCAGCAGGACAACGGCCGCGGGATGGTCATCATTCGCTGGCTCACCGCCGAGTGCGGCGGCAGGCTCCGCGTCCGCCCCACCCGAGAGGGCGGCAAGACGGTCTCCATCGAACTGCCCTGGACCGCCCCGGTCGAACCGGTGGCGACGGCGGGTCAGCAGGAGGCGTAG
- a CDS encoding urease subunit alpha, producing MPEVSRAAYADLFGPTTGDRIRLADTDLLIEIEEDRSGGPGRAGDEAVFGGGKVIRESMGQSRATRADGTPDTVITGAVVVDHWGIVKADIGIRDGRITALGKAGNPDTMDGVHPGLVIGPETEIIAGNGRILTAGAIDAHVHFICPQVADEALASGITTLVGGGTGPAEGSKATTVTPGPWHLARMLEAMESYPLNIGFLGKGNTVSHEAMLSQIRGGAVGLKLHEDWGSTPAVIDAALTVADRTGIQVAIHTDTLNEAGFVGDTLAAIRGRGIHSYHTEGAGGGHAPDIMTVVSQPNVLPSSTNPTRPFTVNTAEEHLDMLMVCHHLNPAVPEDLAFAESRIRPSTIGAEDILHDLGAISIISSDSQAMGRVGEVILRTWQTAHVMKRRRGALPGDGRADNHRVRRYVAKYTINPALAQGLATETGSVERGKLADLVLWEPAFFGVKPLLVLKGGQIAYAQMGDANASIPTPQPILPRPMYGAIGRAPAANSVNFVSSLALEDGLPERLGLGKRFVAIDSTRALTKADMRENDARPDVRIDPDSFAVHIDGELVEATPAAELPMAQRYFLF from the coding sequence ATGCCTGAGGTCTCCCGCGCCGCCTACGCCGACCTGTTCGGACCGACCACCGGCGACCGCATCCGGCTCGCCGACACCGATCTGCTGATCGAGATCGAGGAGGACCGCTCGGGCGGACCCGGCCGCGCCGGGGACGAGGCGGTCTTCGGCGGCGGCAAGGTCATCCGCGAGTCCATGGGCCAGTCCCGGGCCACCCGCGCCGACGGCACCCCCGACACCGTGATCACCGGCGCCGTCGTCGTGGACCACTGGGGCATCGTCAAGGCCGACATCGGTATCCGCGACGGCCGTATCACCGCCCTCGGCAAGGCCGGCAACCCCGACACCATGGACGGCGTCCACCCCGGCCTGGTGATCGGGCCCGAGACCGAGATCATCGCGGGCAACGGGCGGATCCTCACGGCCGGCGCCATCGACGCGCATGTCCACTTCATCTGCCCCCAGGTCGCCGACGAGGCGCTGGCCTCCGGCATCACCACCCTGGTCGGCGGCGGCACCGGCCCCGCCGAGGGCTCCAAGGCCACCACCGTCACGCCCGGCCCCTGGCACCTCGCCCGGATGCTGGAGGCGATGGAGTCCTACCCCCTGAACATCGGCTTCCTCGGCAAGGGCAACACCGTCAGCCACGAGGCGATGCTCTCCCAGATCCGCGGCGGCGCCGTCGGCCTCAAACTGCACGAGGACTGGGGCTCCACCCCCGCCGTCATCGACGCCGCCCTCACCGTCGCCGACCGCACCGGCATCCAGGTCGCCATCCACACCGACACCCTGAACGAGGCCGGGTTCGTCGGCGACACCCTCGCCGCGATCCGGGGCCGGGGCATCCACTCGTACCACACCGAGGGCGCCGGCGGCGGGCACGCGCCCGACATCATGACCGTGGTCTCGCAGCCCAACGTGCTGCCCAGCTCCACCAATCCGACCCGGCCGTTCACCGTCAACACCGCCGAGGAACACCTCGACATGCTGATGGTCTGCCACCATCTCAACCCGGCCGTCCCCGAGGACCTCGCCTTCGCCGAGTCCCGGATCCGGCCCTCCACCATCGGCGCGGAGGACATCCTCCACGACCTCGGCGCGATCTCGATCATCTCCTCCGACTCCCAGGCCATGGGCCGGGTCGGCGAGGTGATCCTGCGGACCTGGCAGACCGCCCATGTCATGAAGCGGCGCCGGGGCGCGCTGCCCGGCGACGGCCGCGCGGACAACCACCGGGTACGGCGCTATGTCGCCAAATACACGATCAACCCCGCGCTCGCCCAGGGCCTCGCCACCGAGACCGGATCCGTGGAGCGGGGCAAGCTCGCCGACCTCGTGCTGTGGGAGCCCGCGTTCTTCGGGGTGAAACCGCTCCTCGTGCTCAAGGGCGGCCAGATCGCCTACGCGCAGATGGGCGACGCCAACGCCTCCATCCCCACCCCGCAGCCGATCCTGCCCCGCCCGATGTACGGCGCGATCGGCCGCGCCCCGGCCGCCAACTCCGTCAACTTCGTCTCCTCCCTCGCCCTGGAGGACGGGCTGCCGGAACGGCTCGGGCTCGGCAAACGGTTCGTGGCGATCGACTCCACCCGCGCGCTCACCAAGGCCGACATGCGGGAGAACGACGCCCGCCCCGACGTCCGCATCGACCCCGACAGCTTCGCCGTGCACATCGACGGCGAGCTGGTCGAGGCGACCCCGGCCGCCGAACTGCCCATGGCCCAGCGCTACTTCCTCTTCTGA
- a CDS encoding type II toxin-antitoxin system Phd/YefM family antitoxin, which translates to MAYEIPVTQARAELADLINRVVYGGERVVVTRHGKPLAALVSAADLARLDALDAAEEPGEGQVASSVSRIRESAVHEVPSAPRERRRFGIAAEYRGPGVS; encoded by the coding sequence ATGGCCTACGAGATTCCGGTGACGCAAGCCAGGGCTGAGCTCGCCGACCTGATCAACCGGGTGGTGTACGGCGGCGAGCGCGTCGTCGTGACCCGGCACGGCAAGCCGCTGGCCGCGCTGGTCTCGGCCGCCGACCTGGCACGACTCGACGCCCTGGACGCCGCCGAGGAGCCGGGCGAGGGACAGGTGGCCAGCTCGGTGTCCCGCATCCGGGAGTCCGCCGTCCACGAGGTGCCGTCCGCTCCGCGCGAACGCCGGCGCTTCGGCATCGCGGCGGAGTACCGGGGGCCGGGCGTTTCCTGA
- a CDS encoding urease subunit gamma produces the protein MQLTPHEQERLLIHVAADVAEKRRARGLRLNHPEAVALITAHILEGARDGRTVAELMSTGRKLLTRDDVMDGIAEMIQDVQVEATFPDGTKLVTVHEPII, from the coding sequence GTGCAACTGACCCCGCACGAACAAGAGCGGCTGCTCATCCATGTGGCGGCCGACGTGGCCGAGAAGCGCAGGGCCCGCGGTCTTCGGCTCAACCACCCCGAGGCGGTCGCCCTCATTACCGCGCACATCCTGGAGGGCGCGCGCGACGGCCGTACCGTCGCCGAGCTGATGTCCACCGGCCGCAAGCTCCTCACCAGGGACGACGTGATGGACGGCATCGCGGAGATGATCCAGGACGTGCAGGTCGAGGCGACCTTCCCGGACGGCACCAAGCTCGTCACCGTGCACGAGCCGATCATCTGA
- a CDS encoding urease subunit beta — MIPGEILFDDDPVRVNEGRAVTRLTVLNAADRPVQIGSHYHFAEANPGLEFDRAAARGRRLNVAAGTAVRFEPGIPVDVELVPLTGARIVPGLRGETGGALDA; from the coding sequence ATGATTCCCGGAGAGATCCTCTTCGACGACGACCCCGTGCGCGTCAACGAGGGCCGCGCCGTCACCCGGCTCACCGTCCTCAACGCCGCCGACCGGCCCGTCCAGATCGGCTCCCACTACCACTTCGCCGAGGCCAACCCCGGACTGGAGTTCGACCGCGCCGCCGCGCGCGGCAGGCGGCTGAATGTCGCCGCCGGCACCGCCGTGCGCTTCGAGCCCGGCATCCCCGTCGACGTCGAACTCGTCCCCCTCACCGGCGCCCGGATCGTGCCGGGGCTGCGCGGCGAGACCGGAGGTGCCCTCGATGCCTGA